From Fibrobacter sp. UWR2, the proteins below share one genomic window:
- a CDS encoding M23 family metallopeptidase, protein MKFVNAFILSIAMLPAISAANDVLAMASTDETEAIKEGAIADSTLNAASVETTSEENVATADEENFANAENAEDANADENVASAESEDSEELDTLQESTLDESATAFLDFSGAHFPTIHGTRLNSPYGIRKHRLHRGVDMHISIGDSIVAAYPGKVIVSKYNRRGYGHYVMIEHENGTRTLYGHLKKRLVNVGDVVEGGQLVGWGGNTGRSSGPHLHFEIRYGEVNIDPATVFNIEEGTLLENANHFSIASAVDSHNEIQKELSKHRYHRIRSGDTLGKIARLYGTTIEKLCRLNGIKRTSILRIGQTLRCS, encoded by the coding sequence ATGAAATTCGTGAACGCATTCATACTGAGTATAGCCATGCTGCCCGCTATTTCTGCAGCAAACGATGTGCTGGCTATGGCATCGACCGATGAAACCGAAGCAATCAAGGAAGGCGCCATCGCCGATTCCACACTGAATGCGGCATCTGTCGAAACCACCTCTGAAGAAAATGTCGCTACTGCCGACGAAGAAAATTTCGCCAACGCAGAAAACGCCGAAGATGCGAATGCGGACGAAAATGTCGCCAGCGCAGAGTCCGAAGACTCCGAAGAACTTGACACCCTGCAAGAATCCACCCTCGACGAAAGCGCCACGGCTTTCCTAGATTTCAGCGGAGCCCACTTCCCCACCATTCACGGGACTCGTCTGAATTCACCCTACGGTATTCGCAAGCACCGCCTGCACAGGGGTGTCGACATGCATATTTCCATCGGAGATTCCATTGTCGCCGCATATCCCGGTAAAGTGATTGTTTCCAAGTACAACCGTCGTGGATACGGCCACTACGTGATGATTGAACACGAAAACGGAACCCGCACCCTTTACGGCCACCTCAAGAAGCGCCTAGTGAACGTGGGCGACGTCGTTGAAGGCGGTCAACTCGTCGGTTGGGGCGGCAATACCGGACGTTCCAGCGGCCCGCACCTGCATTTCGAAATCCGTTACGGCGAAGTGAACATCGACCCGGCAACCGTCTTCAACATCGAAGAAGGAACCCTCTTGGAGAACGCAAACCACTTCTCCATCGCAAGCGCCGTCGACAGCCACAACGAAATCCAGAAAGAACTTTCGAAGCACCGTTACCACAGGATTCGCTCGGGCGATACCCTCGGGAAGATTGCCCGCCTTTACGGTACAACTATCGAAAAGCTCTGCCGCCTGAACGGCATCAAGCGCACGTCAATACTCCGTATCGGACAGACACTCCGCTGCTCGTAG
- a CDS encoding peptidoglycan DD-metalloendopeptidase family protein has product MIFRKIAFFAIAVSFTAFLAGCNEDEKIMELQREVSILETRSDSLGVAVRTMSDVKPLTIIYDTVRAGEGPFHVFSRLKAMVEGGDADLGKVYLAMQDSVEFKLRVGEKFYIAVDGDKHVQRFRYAPNVITSHVVVRTDSGFVYKLVEKPVVKKQSAYEGALEEGSTLNGILLKVGIPRRMVGVVSGVLQCKVAFPLARAGDRFRILLEDSYYKDTWVSGKVVYAEFDGRIVGHHEAFRYEDPDPKSSYNAHYTETGDALVFDGLRYPLEHLRITSSYGSRVHPITGQVKVHYGVDYGAPTGTVVHAVAEGEVIVSGYDEFSGNKIAIRHRDGTSSWYMHLSARGVGVGAKVAPGQAIGRVGSTGRSTGPHLHYGFKNAQGAWINPLSKTMIATPKLSGERLARLKTQVAEIRKQTEITFASPAVKANDTTDVMVHTRVLQ; this is encoded by the coding sequence ATGATTTTTCGAAAAATTGCATTTTTTGCCATTGCAGTGTCGTTTACGGCGTTTCTGGCCGGCTGCAACGAAGACGAAAAGATTATGGAACTCCAGAGGGAGGTCTCGATTCTTGAAACCCGCTCCGATTCTCTTGGTGTCGCCGTCCGTACCATGAGCGATGTCAAGCCGCTGACGATTATATACGATACAGTGCGCGCTGGCGAGGGCCCGTTCCATGTATTCTCGCGCTTGAAGGCCATGGTAGAAGGTGGCGATGCCGATTTGGGCAAGGTGTACCTCGCCATGCAGGACAGTGTGGAGTTCAAGCTCCGCGTCGGCGAAAAGTTCTATATCGCGGTTGACGGGGACAAGCATGTGCAGCGCTTCCGCTATGCTCCGAACGTTATCACGTCGCATGTGGTCGTGAGGACGGACAGCGGTTTTGTCTACAAGTTGGTGGAAAAGCCGGTCGTGAAAAAGCAGTCGGCTTACGAGGGCGCACTCGAAGAGGGCTCTACCCTGAACGGAATCTTGCTGAAGGTCGGTATCCCGCGCCGCATGGTGGGCGTGGTGAGTGGCGTTTTGCAGTGCAAGGTGGCGTTCCCGCTGGCCCGTGCGGGCGACCGGTTCCGCATTCTGCTCGAGGATTCCTACTACAAGGATACATGGGTCTCGGGCAAGGTTGTCTATGCTGAATTCGATGGGCGCATTGTCGGCCATCACGAAGCCTTCAGGTACGAAGATCCTGATCCGAAGAGTTCCTATAATGCGCATTACACGGAAACAGGCGACGCTCTTGTCTTTGACGGCCTGCGCTACCCGCTGGAACACTTGCGCATAACGAGCTCCTATGGCTCTCGCGTGCATCCGATTACGGGGCAGGTCAAGGTCCATTACGGCGTGGACTACGGGGCACCTACGGGTACTGTCGTGCATGCTGTCGCAGAAGGCGAGGTGATTGTCTCGGGTTACGACGAGTTTAGCGGCAACAAGATTGCCATCCGTCATAGGGATGGTACGAGCAGCTGGTACATGCACCTGTCTGCGCGCGGTGTGGGGGTCGGGGCAAAAGTTGCCCCGGGCCAGGCCATCGGGCGTGTCGGCTCTACGGGCCGCAGTACGGGTCCGCACCTCCATTACGGGTTCAAGAATGCACAGGGTGCCTGGATAAACCCGCTCTCGAAGACGATGATTGCGACTCCGAAACTTTCGGGGGAGCGCCTTGCTCGCCTCAAGACGCAGGTTGCGGAAATCCGCAAGCAGACAGAAATTACATTCGCTTCGCCGGCAGTGAAAGCGAACGATACTACCGACGTGATGGTACATACCCGCGTGTTGCAGTGA
- the rsgA gene encoding ribosome small subunit-dependent GTPase A, which produces MLDDDELSEIRTSRRAHRSRRIDALREWHSGVVDERPTKERFSREFKKAKIKQLKNPVANIGEENCVEGLVIEVHRRTCEVRLAAPAEGGVPEAVTAMYRATTSKQLGEFPAVGDNVLLGLVNDGDDDGAGVGSQKYCVVRVLPRKSELKRPGPRDSFYKQQTLAANIDQVVIVASVTQPEFNYGFMDRFLLAANLNSLPFILVLTKMDLLPNGEADLSDDIRDFMSIADKVIPVSVKSGTGLGELRAELQGKSSVFSGMSGVGKSTLVNALVPSASLATGEVRERDGKGRHTTISSSLFDLPGGGYVIDTPGIRSIGLMDMEPETLAKIFPGFFDSDLFTCKFSNCLHVKETGCAVLKALDEGKLSKARYQSYLRILKSRD; this is translated from the coding sequence ATGCTTGATGACGATGAACTGAGCGAGATAAGGACATCGAGACGCGCCCACAGGTCGCGCCGCATCGACGCCTTACGCGAATGGCATTCGGGTGTCGTGGATGAACGCCCGACCAAGGAGCGCTTCAGTCGCGAGTTCAAGAAGGCTAAAATCAAGCAGCTGAAGAACCCGGTCGCGAATATCGGTGAAGAAAATTGCGTGGAGGGACTTGTAATTGAAGTCCACCGTCGCACTTGCGAGGTAAGGCTTGCTGCTCCCGCGGAGGGCGGTGTGCCTGAAGCTGTCACGGCGATGTACCGTGCGACAACCTCCAAGCAGTTGGGCGAGTTCCCGGCGGTGGGCGACAACGTGCTCCTCGGTCTCGTGAACGATGGCGATGATGACGGCGCGGGCGTGGGGTCCCAGAAGTATTGCGTGGTGCGTGTCTTGCCCCGCAAAAGTGAACTCAAGCGGCCTGGTCCCCGCGATAGTTTCTACAAGCAGCAGACTCTTGCTGCGAACATTGACCAGGTGGTGATTGTCGCGAGCGTGACGCAGCCAGAATTCAATTACGGGTTCATGGACCGATTCTTGCTGGCGGCGAACCTGAACAGCCTGCCGTTCATCCTGGTGCTTACCAAGATGGACTTGCTCCCGAATGGCGAAGCGGACCTCTCCGATGATATCCGCGATTTTATGAGCATTGCCGACAAGGTGATTCCCGTGAGCGTTAAGTCGGGGACTGGGCTCGGTGAACTGCGTGCAGAACTGCAGGGCAAGTCCTCGGTTTTTAGCGGCATGAGCGGGGTCGGCAAGTCTACGCTTGTGAATGCCCTTGTGCCTTCGGCATCCCTTGCGACCGGAGAGGTGCGTGAACGCGATGGCAAGGGGCGCCATACCACCATTTCTTCGAGTCTTTTTGACCTGCCGGGTGGCGGCTACGTTATCGATACTCCGGGCATAAGGAGTATCGGCCTCATGGACATGGAACCGGAGACTCTTGCGAAAATTTTCCCTGGATTCTTCGATAGTGACCTTTTTACGTGTAAATTCAGCAATTGTTTGCATGTCAAGGAAACCGGATGTGCGGTCTTGAAGGCGTTGGACGAGGGAAAACTCTCCAAAGCACGTTACCAGAGCTATTTGCGAATATTGAAATCCAGAGATTGA
- a CDS encoding radical SAM protein has product MNLVLSLTERCNLRCTYCYYKVSHEARSQVMSNDIMEAAIRLAFERTLKLGQRFLNITFFGGEPLLCMDAIHRGVDFAKKLAHERFGEDVLLGPPTTNTTSSKFRLRFAVNTNATLLNAEIIDYLKREKFRIYLSLDGPEAHHNICRKQVGGEGSFKLIEPHIPVLTKLDTVVLSVVTRENMHSLSEAVRWIQAQGFRNMTAAVDFDGKWTGEEFDVLAAEYEKLAEFWLEIKRKNIPFYLGTIQDKLKFRLTGQRHRTSSCQVAEGIVACAANGNLFPCTRFITSKPDAPYILGRVFDDSEQIWNGPVARDIQDFFNRDKEDCKGCAIRFRCHAHECACTSFYSTGSVHGVLPEVCTHERMLAAICDSAICD; this is encoded by the coding sequence ATGAATCTAGTCCTTTCGCTAACTGAACGGTGCAACCTGCGCTGCACCTACTGCTACTACAAGGTGAGCCATGAGGCCCGCAGCCAGGTGATGTCGAATGACATCATGGAGGCGGCGATTAGGCTTGCTTTTGAACGCACCCTGAAACTCGGACAGAGATTCCTGAATATCACGTTCTTCGGTGGCGAACCTTTACTTTGTATGGACGCTATCCACAGGGGAGTGGATTTTGCGAAAAAACTGGCTCATGAACGTTTTGGCGAAGACGTGTTGCTCGGACCGCCGACTACGAATACGACATCGTCAAAGTTCCGCCTGCGCTTTGCCGTAAATACTAACGCGACGCTCCTGAATGCGGAAATCATCGATTACCTGAAACGCGAAAAGTTCCGCATATACCTTTCGCTTGACGGCCCGGAGGCGCACCACAATATCTGCCGCAAGCAGGTGGGTGGGGAGGGTTCCTTCAAACTGATTGAACCGCATATTCCAGTGCTCACCAAACTCGATACCGTCGTGCTTTCGGTGGTGACCCGCGAGAACATGCATTCGCTTTCGGAGGCTGTCCGCTGGATTCAGGCGCAAGGGTTCAGGAACATGACTGCTGCAGTGGATTTCGACGGCAAGTGGACGGGGGAGGAATTCGATGTCCTGGCCGCGGAATACGAGAAACTGGCCGAATTCTGGCTCGAAATCAAGCGAAAGAATATTCCCTTCTACCTGGGGACCATCCAGGACAAGCTGAAGTTCAGGCTTACGGGGCAGCGCCACCGTACGTCGAGCTGCCAGGTGGCCGAAGGCATCGTCGCCTGCGCCGCGAACGGGAACCTTTTCCCCTGCACGCGGTTCATTACGAGCAAGCCGGATGCTCCTTACATCCTAGGGCGCGTATTTGACGACTCGGAGCAGATCTGGAACGGTCCGGTCGCCCGCGATATCCAGGATTTTTTCAATCGCGACAAGGAAGATTGCAAGGGCTGCGCCATCCGTTTCCGTTGCCACGCGCACGAATGCGCCTGCACGTCGTTCTATTCCACGGGCAGTGTTCACGGGGTTTTGCCCGAGGTGTGCACGCATGAACGCATGCTCGCCGCCATATGTGATTCTGCGATATGTGATTAA